Proteins encoded together in one Ogataea parapolymorpha DL-1 chromosome III, whole genome shotgun sequence window:
- a CDS encoding Very long-chain fatty acid transport protein translates to MLVITGALALLVLLFVFRTRLVEYAISWDRKYRLREDLYLAPVIIYQFIRHFYHCYVTKRVSLWYILEYSMKKHAQNTALIFLRPAAAKGEFDIEKYTYAELYGLVLRLSYILKTEYGVEKNDIVSLYMNNSPLFIIMWLALWNLGAIPCFQNNNLTHKALVHSLSVVDSRLVFVDEECQSLFDGTKDEISEKIPDLRCIYVDQKQWLKNIENPSSPTFRLDNAERDKDLLYYKPAVLIFTSGTSGLPKSAVNSWRKVFFASFFFPHAMRLSSSTNMYTAMPLYHGTASILGVLPIFAHGGTLSLGTKFSLSSYWTQVRLAGANTIQYVGEVCRYLLNGPATEDEKWCHGKIRLAVGNGLRADIWTRFKERFKIPAIGEFYASSEAPFATTCYEQYGIGIGCIRNQGWLADKALSLMYCLVKTEKNDDATLYRNEQGYCEKPRAGENAELLMHVLNPKNIKATFPGYVNNEDATYSKIVRNVFRKGDAWIRTDDLFQYDEYGCIKFVDRLGDTYRWKSENVSTTQVENSLQSHPSIDVSVVVGARVPNHEGRCGYAILQTKSRNEESDDERSKLLLELGAVVCSQLPHFARPCFVRFDIIEHTHNHKISKKRFRDPVLPFGPSNKDSVYYLNLSTKKYEPLTEEIYQGIAAGSIRI, encoded by the coding sequence ATGTTGGTAATAACAGGCGCTTTGGCGCTGCTTGTTCTGCTCTTTGTCTTTAGGACTCGCTTGGTTGAGTATGCGATCAGCTGGGACAGAAAGTATCGCCTTCGAGAAGATCTCTACCTGGCACCAGTCATCATCTATCAATTCATCCGGCATTTTTACCACTGTTATGTCACCAAACGTGTTTCTCTATGGTACATCCTAGAGTACTCCATGAAGAAGCATGCGCAGAACACCGCTCTCATATTTTTACGGCCAGCGGCTGCCAAGGGTGAGTTTGACATCGAGAAATATACCTATGCGGAACTTTACGGGCTCGTTCTGCGCTTGTCTtatattttgaaaacgGAGTACGGAGTAGAAAAAAATGACATTGTGTCTCTATACATGAACAACAGTCCACTGTTCATCATCATGTGGCTAGCGTTGTGGAATCTAGGTGCAATTCCATGTTTCCAAAACAATAACCTGACCCATAAAGCTCTGGTCCATTCGCTTTCTGTTGTCGACTCTAGGCTCGTCTTTGTAGACGAGGAATGTCAAAGCCTCTTTGATGGAACTAAGGACGAGATCTCTGAAAAGATTCCCGATTTGAGATGTATCTATGTTGATCAAAAGCAATGGCTCAAGAATATTGAAAATCCTTCGTCTCCCACTTTTAGACTCGATAATGCAGAACGTGATAAAGATCTGCTATACTACAAGCCTGCAGTTCTGATTTTCACCAGCGGAACCTCTGGATTACCAAAATCTGCTGTCAACTCGTGGCGAAAAGTATTCTTTGcttcattttttttccccCATGCCATGAGACTGAGCAGTTCCACCAACATGTACACCGCCATGCCACTATACCACGGCACTGCGTCTATACTTGGTGTGCTCCCGATTTTTGCCCACGGTGGCACGCTTTCTTTGGGCACTAAATTTTCTCTCTCTTCCTACTGGACTCAAGTCAGACTTGCCGGAGCCAACACTATCCAATACGTGGGTGAGGTGTGTCGCTACTTACTTAACGGGCCAGCTACAGAGGACGAAAAATGGTGTCATGGAAAAATTAGACTAGCTGTTGGAAACGGTTTGCGTGCTGATATCTGGACCAGGTTCAAGGAAAGATTTAAGATTCCTGCTATAGGAGAATTCTACGCCAGTAGCGAGGCTCCTTTTGCTACGACATGCTACGAACAATACGGTATTGGCATCGGCTGTATCAGAAATCAGGGATGGCTGGCAGATAAAGCTTTGAGTCTGATGTATTGCCTCGTCAAGACAgaaaagaacgacgacgCAACCTTATACAGAAATGAACAGGGATATTGCGAGAAACCTCGGGCTGGAGAAAACGCTGAACTCCTGATGCACGTCTTAAACCCAAAGAATATCAAGGCCACCTTCCCAGGATATGTCAACAACGAGGATGCAACATACTCCAAGATTGTGCGCAATGTTTTTCGCAAAGGTGACGCATGGATCAGAACCGATGACCTTTTTCAGTACGATGAGTATGGTTGcatcaagtttgtggatAGACTGGGCGACACGTACAGGTGGAAGTCTGAGAATGTGAGCACCACTCAGGTGGAAAACAGCTTACAATCGCATCCTTCAATTGATGTCAGTGTCGTGGTGGGAGCAAGGGTTCCTAATCATGAGGGCCGCTGCGGCTACGCTATTCTACAGACCAAGTCCAGAAACGAGGAATCTGACGATGAGAGAAGCAAACTGCTCTTGGAGTTGGGAGCAGTGGTGTGCTCACAATTACCTCATTTTGCACGCCCGTGCTTTGTCAGATTTGACATCATTGAGCATACCCACAACCACAAGATATCCAAGAAGAGATTTAGAGATCCTGTGTTGCCGTTTGGTCCTAGCAATAAAGACTCGGTGTACTACCTCAACCTCAGCACTAAAAAGTATGAGCCGCTCACCGAGGAAATTTACCAGGGCATTGCAGCCGGATCAATAcgaatttga
- a CDS encoding drap deaminase: MASEQPNKLRKVDGKGFRVRQVYQDAAQKSAYEQLGGDKNAENLTDIPLNKTIKEEEDDAVYSIDGPVRRLRPYYFTYMTHCKQRWIDRNILDVFAHEFRLHPKSYYRNALEKGRVTINEKVANIDTILKNGDLISHRMHRHEPPVTSRPVKIVHEDDELVVIDKPSGIPVHPTGRYRHNTVTFILEREMGIKAHPCNRLDRLTSGLMFLGKTAAGAEKMVKQMREREVSKEYIAKVVGEFPAQREIVCEEPLRTVDPRIAFNIVDRENGKEAKTVFKRLSYDGVTSLVICKPLTGRTHQIRVHLQYLGHPIVNDPLYSSPKIWGPSLGKGADFDIDAIAEKLSKIGKTEPATSWLHPNDDGEIQSTGQFCSDCGGELYSDPGPNDLDLYLHAYKYSSSQKNGWSYQTELPEWAVETQKKYMALALEQAEKCPQIDSAFRVGAVITCGGEVISTGHTRELEGNTHAEQCAMEKYFEKTGSRTLPPGCEIYTTMEPCSERLSGNKPCLDRILDYKDCFTTCYVGVMEPNTFISENVSRKKLEEAGILYIQVPGYAEKSLEVAKRGHKETK; this comes from the coding sequence ATGGCTTCTGAACAACCGAATAAACTTCGCAAAGTTGACGGCAAAGGGTTTCGAGTTCGCCAGGTATATCAGGATGCAGCACAGAAGTCTGCATACGAACAGCTTGGAGGAGACAAGAACGCTGAGAACTTGACAGACATACCCTTGAATAAGACCATaaaagaagaggaagatgatGCAGTGTACAGCATAGACGGCCCTGTTCGGAGACTGAGGCCCTACTACTTCACGTACATGACCCACTGTAAGCAGCGATGGATAGATCGAAATATTCTGGACGTATTCGCACACGAATTTCGGTTACATCCGAAAAGCTATTATCGAAATGCATTAGAAAAGGGCAGGGTGACAATTAATGAAAAAGTTGCCAATATAGATACaatcttgaaaaatggCGATTTGATTTCGCACAGAATGCATCGTCACGAGCCTCCTGTCACCTCAAGACCTGTGAAAATTGTCCATGAGGATGATGAATTGGTGGTGATTGACAAACCATCTGGAATACCTGTTCATCCTACAGGACGGTATCGCCATAACACCGTTACTTTTATTTTAGAAAGAGAAATGGGAATCAAGGCTCATCCTTGTAATAGACTTGACAGATTGACGAGCGGGTTGATGTTTTTGGGCAAGACTGCCGCGGGGGCAGAGAAGATGGTCAAACAAATGCGCGAAAGAGAAGTCTCCAAAGAGTACATTGCCAAGGTGGTTGGCGAGTTTCCTGCACAACGAGAAATTGTCTGCGAGGAACCTTTGAGAACAGTAGATCCTAGGATTGCATTCAATATTGTTGATCGTGAAAATGGAAAGGAAGCCAAGACAGTGTTCAAAAGACTCTCGTACGACGGTGTCACAAGCTTGGTGATCTGCAAGCCACTAACTGGACGCACCCACCAGATCAGAGTTCATCTACAATACCTTGGTCACCCTATAGTGAATGACCCGTTGTACTCATCTCCCAAGATTTGGGGGCCAAGTTTAGGAAAAGGTGCTGATTTTGACATTGATGCTATTGCGGAAAAATTATCCAAAATTGGCAAAACCGAGCCTGCCACCAGCTGGCTACATCCTAATGATGACGGCGAGATACAATCCACCGGCCAATTTTGCAGCGACTGCGGCGGTGAGTTGTACTCCGACCCTGGGCCTAACGACCTGGACCTCTACTTGCATGCTTATAAATATAGCTCATCACAGAAAAATGGGTGGTCTTACCAAACAGAGCTTCCGGAATGGGCCGTGGAGACACAAAAAAAGTATATGGCTCTTGCCCTAGAGCAGGCAGAGAAATGCCCGCAGATCGATAGCGCATTCCGCGTGGGAGCAGTCATTACGTGTGGTGGCGAGGTGATTTCTACTGGTCATACGAGAGAGCTGGAAGGCAATACGCATGCAGAACAGTGTGCCatggaaaaatatttcgAGAAAACAGGGTCTCGAACTCTGCCGCCGGGCTGTGAGATCTACACTACGATGGAGCCATGCAGCGAGCGCTTGAGCGGTAATAAACCCTGTCTGGATCGGATTCTCGATTACAAAGATTGTTTTACAACCTGCTATGTCGGAGTTATGGAACCAAATACTTTTATTTCCGAGAATGTCTCTcgcaaaaagctggaggaggcagGTATATTATACATCCAGGTGCCCGGATACGCAGAAAAGAGTCTCGAGGTTGCAAAGCGGGGCCATAAGGAGACGAAATAG
- a CDS encoding 54S ribosomal protein L2, mitochondrial translates to MFSSKIVSLVCDRVKTSLSVGHQSIFQVRTATKRAGGSRTHMKDSAGRRLGPKKHEGESVNVGEIIMRQRGTKWYPGENAGIGKDHTIFALEPGFVRYYLDPFHPKRKFIGVVLSEGDKLPYPHFDPRKRRFGRHIIKKPEAAEAELEFQSRKESQILPELLKGAEERQQKREARLIQLKDQLSQFIELESEELKNLAAGRLLQIDRFLRGGKSQEDAQFHTTYNHLYDLKLQLRRNEISQEQYDTLSSQYKSLAESVDSNIMFDAFFELCAYKTPETIKSNQDAAIAELDKLVIPNQPRTKELKEQVYAILRSQDNCFTLSQQLALKRKYLKPVLPEVDGLVLDKPDKKAVAITRINYETRRIETVYRPKEAFLP, encoded by the coding sequence ATGTTCTCATCCAAGATAGTCTCTCTGGTATGCGACAGAGTGAAGACTTCACTTTCTGTTGGACACCAGTCCATCTTTCAGGTTAGAACTGCTACGAAAAGAGCAGGTGGTTCCAGAACGCATATGAAAGATTCTGCTGGTAGACGTCTTGGCCCTAAAAAACACGAGGGGGAATCCGTCAATGTCGGAGAGATCATTATGAGGCAACGTGGAACAAAATGGTACCCGGGTGAGAACGCCGGAATTGGAAAAGACCACACCATTTTCGCTCTAGAACCGGGATTTGTTAGATACTATCTTGATCCTTTCCATCCGAAGCGCAAATTCATCGGAGTCGTGTTGAGTGAAGGTGATAAGTTGCCATACCCTCACTTTGAcccaagaaagagaagattTGGCCGTCATATAATAAAGAAGCCTGAGGCAGCCGAAGCCGAGCTCGAGTTTCAAAGCCGTAAAGAGTCTCAAATCCTTCCTGAATTGTTGAAAGGTGCTGAAGAACGTCAACAGAAACGCGAAGCCAGACTGATCCAGCTAAAAGACCAGCTTTCTCAATTTATTGAGTTGGAGTCAGAGGAACTAAAGAACCTGGCTGCTGGTAGATTGCTTCAAATTGACAGATTCTTGAGAGGTGGAAAGTCGCAGGAAGACGCTCAATTCCATACCACCTACAATCATCTATATGACTTGAAGTTGCAGCTACGCAGAAACGAGATTTCGCAAGAGCAGTACGACACTTTGTCGAGCCAATACAAGTCATTAGCTGAGTCGGTGGACTCCAATATCATGTTCGATGCATTCTTTGAGCTCTGTGCGTACAAAACCCCAGAAACAATTAAATCAAACCAAGACGCTGCCATTGCTGAGCTCGATAAACTGGTGATTCCTAACCAACCTCGCACGAAAGAATTGAAAGAACAAGTATATGCTATTCTCAGAAGCCAGGACAATTGCTTCACTCTTTCCCAGCAATTAGCTCTGAAACGCAAATATTTGAAACCTGTGCTGCCTGAGGTGGATGGACTGGTGTTAGACAAACCGGATAAGAAAGCTGTCGCTATCACAAGAATTAATTACGAGACACGCAGGATCGAAACCGTGTATCGTCCGAAGGAGGCGTTCTTACCATAA
- a CDS encoding Myb-like DNA-binding protein myb-1 has product MPQENQHVEKDSGDGNGKNGGVRLRRGPWSPEEDSKLLELVRLYGGEKNLNWVKISQVLQTRTAKQARERYHQNLKPSLNRTPITPEEGKYIEELVQKYGKRWAEIARHLNGRSDNAVKNWWNGGANRRKRASIQGLDSSSYEKQEPNSADDKPMEQLPSSEAILPLPKPSVNFNVGIFGSASDEVPAPAFQSIRAGRSASMDTRAYNYEHLPPIRKRKLIDDYSSEPIRRHSAASIGLSEHSGTSSIHHFNHIPPLSGNSSPYPSSPMSRLSSRNSSIVSADCTPLTHVSDGNSITSRRSSMFANVEMMTAAPQFKSPSLAPRKSASGTSSPQFFSTANSGSYHSPNLPLTSSCGPPAKKDIFKKEFDFGKPALNNNSASSVLPQSSSDDVKKDKEKMSISFLI; this is encoded by the coding sequence ATGCCTCAGGAAAATCAGCATGTGGAAAAGGATTCCGGTGACGGAAATGGCAAGAATGGAGGGGTCCGACTCCGGCGTGGGCCGTGGTCTCCAGAAGAAGATAGCAAGCTCTTAGAGCTGGTGCGATTATACGGGGGCGAAAAGAACCTAAACTGGGTGAAGATATCTCAGGTTCTGCAGACCCGGACCGCGAAACAGGCAAGGGAAAGGTATCATCAAAACCTCAAACCGTCACTCAACCGGACACCCATCACCCCAGAAGAAGGGAAATAtatcgaggagctggtcCAAAAGTATGGCAAACGGTGGGCCGAAATTGCTAGACACCTCAATGGCCGCAGTGATAATGCGGTGAAAAACTGGTGGAACGGTGGTGCAAACCGAAGAAAGCGAGCATCTATCCAAGGACTTGATTCCAGCTCCTACGAGAAGCAAGAACCAAATTCTGCGGACGATAAGCCGATGGAGCAGCTCCCTTCATCAGAAGCAATTTTGCctcttccaaagccaagCGTGAATTTCAACGTCGGGATATTTGGAAGTGCGTCTGACGAAGTCCCTGCCCCCGCATTTCAGTCTATTAGGGCCGGAAGAAGTGCTTCCATGGACACCAGAGCTTACAACTACGAACACCTGCCCCCAATCCGAAAACGGAAACTAATAGATGACTATTCATCAGAGCCAATCCGCAGACACTCGGCCGCATCGATCGGATTATCAGAACATTCTGGTACTTCGAGCATCCACCATTTTAATCATATACCTCCGCTATCGGGAAACTCATCACCATACCCATCTTCCCCGATGTCGCGACTTTCGTCCAGAAATTCATCCATCGTGTCGGCTGATTGTACACCGCTGACACACGTGAGTGACGGCAACTCCATCACTTCGAGAAGGTCGTCGATGTTCGCCAACGTGGAGATGATGACAGCAGCCCCCCAGTTCAAGAGTCCATCGCTGGCTCCTAGGAAATCTGCATCTGGAACCTCCTCACCACAATTTTTCAGTACTGCTAATAGTGGCAGCTACCACTCACCAAATTTGCCGCTAACGTCGTCCTGTGGCCCGCCAGCAAAGAAGGATATATTCAAGAAAGAATTTGACTTCGGAAAACCCGCGCTTAACAACAATTCAGCTAGCTCCGTTCTCCCTCAATCTTCTTCCGATGATGTTAAGAAAGACAAGGAGAAAATGAGCATATCATTTTTAATTTGA
- a CDS encoding Phospho-2-dehydro-3-deoxyheptonate aldolase, phenylalanine-inhibited, with amino-acid sequence MLTNQAPTASHSRMFMENPHVGDRSRLEDWRIRGYNPLTPPDLLQHEYPLTSKSEKNILEGREDACNILNGKDDRLLVVIGPCSLHDPEAALDYCNRLSAFKEKVKGELHIVMRAYLEKPRTTVGWKGLINDPDIDGSFNINKGLRIARELFVRLTEKLPIAGEMLDTISPQFLSDLFSVGAIGARTTESQLHRELASGLSFPVGFKNGTDGSLGVAVDAMRAAAHPHHFLSVTKPGVVAIVGTEGNKDTFIILRGGKKGTNYDEQSVKEAEQALSKAGILKEGEARIMVDCSHGNSCKDHRNQPKVAAEISRQLKNGNTTICGVMIESNINEGRQDVPPLEEGGKDCLKYGCSITDACIGWESTEEVLEMLAEAVKERRSLKNKN; translated from the coding sequence ATGCTGACCAACCAGGCGCCAACCGCATCCCACAGCAGAATGTTCATGGAAAATCCACATGTTGGAGACAGATCCCGTCTAGAGGACTGGAGAATTAGAGGTTACAATCCACTAACTCCTCCagatcttcttcaacatGAATACCCACTGACCAGCAAATCTGAAAAGAACATCTTGGAAGGAAGAGAAGATGCCTGTAATATTCTCAATGGAAAAGACGACAGACTTTTGGTAGTTATCGGACCATGCTCCCTTCATGATCCCGAGGCTGCTCTTGATTATTGCAACAGACTGTCAGctttcaaagagaaagtCAAAGGAGAACTGCACATTGTTATGAGAGCATACCTCGAAAAGCCTCGTACTACTGTCGGCTGGAAAGGTTTGATCAACGACCCAGATATTGATGGATCtttcaacatcaacaagggACTCAGAATCGCCAGAGAATTATTCGTCAGACTCACAGAAAAGCTTCCGATTGCTGGTGAGATGTTGGACACTATTTCTCCTCAATTCTTGAGCGATTTGTTTTCTGTTGGTGCTATTGGAGCTCGTACGACGGAGTCCCAACTACACAGAGAACTGGCGTCGGGTCTGTCTTTCCCTGTTGGTTTCAAGAATGGAACGGACGGCTCGCTAGGCGTGGCCGTCGACGCTATGCGTGCTGCCGCCCACCCCCACCACTTTTTATCGGTTACCAAGCCAGGTGTCGTTGCCATTGTTGGTACGGAAGGAAATAAGGACACTTTCATCATCCTACGCGGTGGTAAGAAGGGTACCAACTACGACGAACAAAGCGTAAAAGAGGCAGAGCAAGCATTGAGCAAGGCCGGCATTCTTAAAGAGGGAGAAGCCAGAATCATGGTGGATTGCTCCCACGGGAACTCTTGCAAAGACCACCGTAACCAGCCAAAGGTCGCAGCTGAAATTTCCCGCCAGCTCAAAAATGGTAACACCACCATCTGTGGTGTCATGATCGAAAGCAATATCAACGAAGGAAGACAGGACGTGCCACCACTcgaagaaggaggaaaagaCTGTTTGAAGTATGGCTGCTCCATAACTGACGCTTGTATTGGCTGGGAAAGCACTGAGGAAGTGCTGGAGATGCTAGCCGAGGCCGTGAAAGAACGCAGATcgctcaagaacaaaaactAA
- a CDS encoding Flavin adenine dinucleotide (FAD) synthetase — protein sequence MPSAIVDICRECHSLVADFLALKVPYPKANKGLRVVSPYPDFHNDDKLHQKTQEQVVKSMRIFAQALDKYSLEELSISYNGGKDCLVMLVIYLAAIYEKYENQLLELKSNKISSVYINNEIGFQEQDEFLYSSVIKYQLSLTKIKDQMKGGFQKYLDQNPKIKAIAVGIRRIDPYGENLAYIQHTDHGWPAFYRINPVLDWTYCEIWYFIKATNIEYCSLYDQGYTSIGGIDNTIKNPLLRLGDKYLPAYMLDDDCHERLSRCDKKELDSRENRPEEKL from the coding sequence ATGCCATCGGCAATAGTGGATATCTGTCGGGAGTGCCACTCATTGGTGGCTGACTTTCTTGCGCTGAAAGTTCCTTACCCTAAAGCCAACAAAGGTTTGAGGGTCGTTAGCCCTTATCCTGATTTCCATAATGACGATAAGCTTCACCAAAAGACTCAAGAACAGGTGGTAAAAAGTATGCGAATTTTTGCCCAGGCGCTAGACAAGTACAGTTTGGAAGAGCTATCAATAAGCTATAATGGAGGGAAAGATTGTTTGGTGATGCTGGTAATCTATTTGGCTGCCATCTATGAAAAATATGAAAACCAACTActtgagctcaaaagcAATAAAATATCAAGTGTCTACATTAACAACGAGATCGGCTTTCAAGAGCAAGACGAATTCCTGTACTCATCCGTAATCAAATACCAACTCTCGCTTACAAAAATCAAGGACCAAATGAAAGGTGGATTTCAGAAATATCTCGATCAAAATCCGAAAATCAAAGCTATTGCCGTCGGGATCCGCCGAATCGACCCATACGGAGAAAACCTGGCCTATATCCAGCATACGGATCATGGATGGCCCGCATTTTACAGAATCAACCCGGTGCTTGATTGGACGTACTGCGAAATCTGGTATTTCATTAAGGCAACTAACATCGAATACTGCTCACTATATGATCAGGGATACACCTCCATAGGTGGAATAGACAATACGATAAAAAACCCGCTTCTCAGGCTTGGGGACAAGTACTTGCCGGCATAcatgctggacgacgattGTCACGAACGGCTTAGTCGGTGTGACAAGAAAGAATTAGATTCACGGGAAAACAGACCCGAAGAGAAGTTATAG
- a CDS encoding CDP-diacylglycerol--glycerol-3-phosphate 3-phosphatidyltransferase encodes MLLLSSLFQKIRTYSTKVENPRLRNYDTFNPTLRATIQQLDAISPRFELAKNQLEILYHPADFYNLIKQKIRSAENRIFLSSLYIGKTQHELVECLQDSLSQKPELKVDILVDYLRSTRESPNPSPASLLAPLVEKFGKERVNIRFYHTPHLSGIKKALLPKRINEGWGLQHMKICGFDKEVILTGANLSEDYFTNRQDRYYLFKNAPLADYYFGLQKAVSSISYQLIPSKTSEKYTLEWPSSNFASEPHLNVERFIKESTRLVLPLLRSPVTKPEYLADPEIIVYPVSSLKPIMNPDRSTEKPAILRLLTLLNDPDVKWAFTAGYFNIHPEISSRFIESHAKGTVITAAPEANSFYKSKGISKYLPDAYLYKAQLFLDQVRRKDCVRLLEWQNGIVNTPTGWSYHAKGLWLSLSGENMPSITVVGSSNYTRRAYALDLETNAVVITKNESVKEQMAKELENLTSHTTQLTDFSHRHISPGVKIATTILSKML; translated from the coding sequence ATGCTTCTTCTCTCGAGtctttttcagaagatCCGAACATATTCTACCAAGGTGGAAAATCCACGACTGCGGAACTATGACACTTTTAATCCCACCCTACGAGCCACCATCCAGCAGTTGGATGCCATAAGCCCACGTTTCGAGCTCGCTAAAAATCAACTGGAAATACTTTACCATCCCGCCGACTTCTACAATCTCATTAAGCAAAAAATCAGATCTGCGGAGAATCGTATATTCCTCTCATCCCTTTACATTGGGAAAACTCAACACGAGCTTGTCGAATGTTTGCAAGACTCGTTGTCTCAAAAGCCTGAGCTCAAAGTTGACATCCTTGTCGACTATCTTCGTTCCACGCGAGAGTCTCCTAATCCTAGTCCAGCATCGCTCTTAGCACCACTTGTGGAGAAATTTGGCAAGGAGCGAGTCAACATTCGTTTCTATCATACTCCGCATCTTTCAGGCATCAAAAAAGCACtgcttccaaaaagaatAAACGAGGGATGGGGATTGCAACATATGAAGATATGTGGATTTGACAAAGAAGTGATACTCACAGGCGCCAACCTCTCGGAGGACTACTTTACTAATCGTCAGGACAGGTACTATCTGTTCAAGAATGCACCTTTGGCGGACTACTATtttggcctccaaaaagcaGTCAGCTCTATAAGTTACCAGCTAATACCTTCCAAAAcctctgaaaaatatacaCTAGAATGGCCATCGTCCAACTTTGCCTCAGAGCCTCATCTCAACGTTGAACGGTTCATCAAAGAGTCCACCAGGCTCGTTCTACCGCTTCTGAGAAGCCCCGTTACCAAACCTGAATACCTTGCCGACCCTGAGATTATTGTCTATCCCGTTTCCTCGCTGAAGCCAATTATGAACCCCGATAGGTCCACTGAGAAGCCTGCAATTCTGCGCTTACTGACACTCCTCAATGACCCCGACGTGAAGTGGGCTTTTACTGCTGGATATTTCAATATCCACCCTGAAATCAGCTCCAGGTTTATTGAGTCGCATGCTAAAGGAACTGTCATCACAGCGGCTCCAGAGGCAAACTCATTCTATAAATCAAAAGGTATTTCCAAGTATCTTCCAGACGCATACCTCTACAAAGCACAATTATTTTTGGATCAAGTGCGCCGCAAAGACTGTGTCAGACTGCTGGAATGGCAGAATGGCATTGTGAATACTCCCACTGGATGGTCTTACCACGCCAAAGGACTCTGGTTGTCACTCTCAGGGGAAAATATGCCTAGCATAACGGTTGTCGGCTCTTCGAACTACACTCGTAGAGCATATGCCTTGGACCTCGAAACAAATGCAGTGGTGATTACGAAGAACGAGTCGGTGAAGGAGCAAATGGCCAAGGAACTTGAAAACCTGACCAGCCACACCACTCAACTGACAGACTTTAGCCACCGACATATCAGCCCAGGCGTGAAAATTGCAACCACGATTCTCAGTAAAATGTTATGA
- a CDS encoding Histone acetyltransferase SAGA associated factor SGF29, producing the protein MEGYWDVVVSSLQDTCNANETNSFDPLELAPAEGKDAKLQNRDIVVKHKENLEKTKRILDTALINVNGLLSQAKVPGNEADDGSVGRRNKLKTQKFGRSYYQSPYNPSEPVVVGSEVAFKPKQKGAEWIQCEVLKVLNEIKFEVKDPEPDENNPNGQIFKCTWKEIILMPTAEDLVSLKNYPVGYRVLARYPETTTFYPAEVIGFKKDGTCRLKFEGEEEVGKETEVERKLVLPFPG; encoded by the coding sequence ATGGAGGGGTACTGGGACGTTGTAGTGTCGTCGCTTCAGGACACTTGCAACGCAAATGAGACTAACTCCTTTGATCCCCTGGAGCTGGCGCCAGCTGAGGGGAAGGATGCGAAATTGCAAAATCGAGATATCGTGGTAAAGCATAAAgagaatttggagaaaacaaAACGCATTTTGGATACAGCATTGATCAATGTGAACGGCTTACTATCACAGGCTAAAGTACCCGGGAACGAGGCTGATGATGGATCAGTTGGTAGAcgcaacaagctcaaaacacagaaattTGGTCGATCGTATTACCAGTCCCCATATAATCCATCAGAGCCTGTTGTTGTAGGATCGGAAGTCGCCTTCAAGCCAAAACAAAAAGGAGCAGAGTGGATTCAGTGTGAGGTCTTGAAGGTTTTAAACGAAATAAAATTTGAGGTTAAAGACCCTGAACCTGATGAAAACAACCCGAATGGACAAATCTTCAAATGTACTTGGAAAGAAATCATCCTCATGCCCACCGCAGAAGATTTGGTGTCACTCAAAAACTACCCGGTTGGCTACAGAGTTCTTGCACGATATCCGGAAACAACGACATTCTATCCTGCAGAAGTCATTGGATTCAAGAAGGACGGAACTTGTCGTTTGAAGTTTGAGGGTGAAGAAGAGGTTGGTAAAGAAACAGAGGTGGAAAGAAAGCTAGTGTTGCCTTTCCCAGGCTAA